TCGTCGTCGATTTCCGGCGACACAAACACCGAAGCAAACGAGGTATGCCGGCGGTTGCCGGAATCGAACGGCGATTTGCGCACCAAACGGTGAACGCCTGTTTCTGTGCGCAGCCAACCGAAGGCATACGGCCCTTCGAATTTAATCGTGGCGCTTTTGATACCCGCCACATCGCCGGGCGACTCTTCGATCAACTCGGTCTTGAAGCCTTTGGCTTCGCCCCAGCGCAAATACATACGCTCTATCATCGATGCCCAATCCTGGGCTTCGGTGCCGCCGGAGCCGGATTGAATGTCCAAAAACGCGTTGTTGGCGTCCATTTCGCCGCTAAACATGCGCTGAAATTCCAGGCCGGCAACCTGTTTTTCGTACTGATCCAAGTCGGCCGCCACGGTATCGACGGTGTCCTCGTCATTCTCTTCCACAGCCATCAGCAGCAATTCTTCGGCGTCGTTCAGCCCCTGCTCCAAGTCCTTGATGGTCAAGACGATATCTTCCAGCATGGCGCGCTCTTTGCCCATTGCCTGCGCCTGTTCCGGTTTGTTCCAGATCGCCGGATCTTCCAATTCGCGCAGCACTTCCACCAACCGTTCGCTTTTGCTGTCGAAATCCAGATAGATTTTCAACCCGGCGCTACGTTCGCGTAAATCGGCGATTTTATATTTAATGGGATTAATTTCTTGCATGCACTCTCAAAACCCAAGCAAAACACCGGGCTACCCCGGCGACTAGAAAAAGCTTGTAATTATAAACGATTACGCAATCGCTTTGCTCGAGTGGTTTTTCAAGGACCAGATAACGCAAGCAATGCCGGCTAATATAAACGGAATGCTGAGCAATTGGCCGGCGGTCAATGCCAAACCGGTGTTATACATAGCTTGCTCGGTTTTGAAATATTCCAGCAGGAAACGCACACTGAACATCATGATAAGAAAACAACCGAATACAAAGCCCGGCTTGTCGGCTTGCTTTTTGTAGATCTGCAAACAAATGCCATACACCAGCAAATACCCAAACGCCTCATACAGTTGTACGGGATGGCGCGGCAACGGATCGACTCGGGCGAAAATGACGCCCCAAGGTTCCTGAGTCGGCAAACCCAAAATTTCCGAATTGAAAAAATTCCCAATCCTGATCAACGCACCGGCCAGTGCAGTCGGAATAGTCACCCTATCCAGCAACCAGAAATAACTGTCGCCAAACTTGCGCCGGTATAAATACAAAGCGGTCAATATGCCGATTGCCGCGCCATGACTGGCCAAGCCGCCTTCCCATATCGCCAGGATCTTCACGGGATTCGATAGATAATAAGCAGGGTCGTAGAACAAAGTATGCCCCAATCGCGCGCCGACAACAGTAGCAATCACCATATACCAAAGCAAGGTATCCAGTTCTTCGACATTCTTGCCTTCGCGTTGGTATATCCACTGCATGGTCAAAAAGCTACCGACAAAACCCGACGCAAACATAAGGCCGTACCAACGAATTTTAATAACGCCAAAATCGAGCAAAATGGGATCGATGTTCCAGATGAAATGGTGCATAAGTAGGTTTGCCGAAAATGAATGGATATTTAACAGTGCGATTGTAACCCCGCAAGTCGGTTTATGCAGCCAACCAAAGCAAACGATAGGGTTAATCGAACCAACTGATCACGTAGCAGCAGGGAAGCCGCCATTTTTTGAAACGCCTTCAGAGGTTTTGAACAACGTCCCGAATTGGAATCCCCAGTCAAAACAGCTGAAAGTTATTTCCGACCCAATCCATAGCTGATAAAAAATCGGCCACGCTTGTTAAATGCCGGATTATTTGTGCGGTTGAGGGCACGCCCCCATAACATACCTTCTGGGTTTAAAAACTCCACTGTCGACAAGCCGCGATCCTAAAAACAGCGGCCATAACCAAATCTATAGCCGTATGGATAAATGCCTGCGACCGCAGTCAGACTAAATGGGCCGCAATTGGAATTATCCGCATAATCACTTTCGGACGGGTTCGGCCAAAGTTGGTACTTCTGAACTTTCACTACCGGGTAAACATAAGGTTTTTCGCCTATTTTTCTGGTCTCCAAGGCATCCATCAACCCGTAGGCGGTCATCTTACGACCTCTGGAATAGATAGCCGGATCAACAAAACCGTCCACCTTGGCTAGAAACCGGCCCTGAGCGTCATTGCTGTAAAGCGGTTTTCCTGAACTGTCGACTTTCTCGGCTAATATCTCAATTTCCGTATCGTTTGCATTATTAGTAACCGCCAAAATAGTACCACCCCAGCGCACAGGTTGGCCTTTGTGTATTTCAGATTGTGCAACCGCATCCTGAAGCGTCAAATTTGGCGCAGGCGCTTGACTGATGTTTTGTGAAATACTTCCGGCGCATCCGCATAAAAAAAGCCCGGGAATAAGGAACGCAAAGATTTTCATGATTTAACCCTCCTCAGGCAACTTGATTTTTGAAGGCGTGATACCTCCGTTTGTTCTGCGAGAAATCGACATTTTTCTGTCATAAAAATTCAATGCGAAATAAAACTTCTACCGCCGCACGATTAACTTTCACTAATCGCCAAATCATCGCTCAAATGCGGCAGCCCCGTAGGTTGGGTTAGGCATTAGCCGTAACCCAACACGTTGGCCTTCGATTGTTGAATTTAACTCTAATCGAGCGAACCTAACCTACGAGTTGTTGCTTGTCTCGGTTTTGATCACGCCCAACGCAATACTGTGGACGCTGGGCAAGCGCTTGGCGAGATTGGCCAAGCGCTTTGGTGTGGCTTATCAAACATTGCCGACCGCGAAATGAAAATTCAGAATCGTAGGGTGGGCAAATTTGCCCACCATTAGGCCGTTAAATCCGCGTGGGCACAAAAACCGTGCCCACCCTACGCGACTTGGTAGTTTAGTCTTTCGCAGACTTGTGTATAACGATGAGCGCGGAGCGTGGGAACGATTCAAAATCTATTTGCTATCGCAGCGATCTGTTTTGCATTTTCTGCTTTGATTGTCTCATCTCCACTCCTCAAATATGTATCATCACCGACATAGGCCATTTCTTTTTGGGGAGGGATTGTAATGGTGATTACACCTAGTCCGTAGAATTGATTAAAATCCATATTAGAAAGAACGGAATCCCTTATTCCAATGGATAGTTCTGAGTTTCTGATTCCTTCCTTCCATTTTGAGAAATAATCTTCCAAGGATAACCCAAGTAATTTAGCCTCTCTTGAAATTCCGACAACGAAGCGCTTGCCAACTTTTCTTGGTTCGATTTTATCTAGTATTTTTACTCTGTCCTTGTCCGAATCTTTATCAGTTACTCCAATCAATATTTTTCCTGTATTTGTTGGTCCATTATTCCCCATAGCGCAAATGGTTTTTACAATCTTGTCAATAATAGTTTTGTCAATTTTTCTATCCTCGGATAGCATTAATAATCCTTGCTTTAGCTCGTAATTGGCTAGCTCTATCTCTGATCGTCTGATTGAATTCTCTATGTCAATACCTGAGTGAGATCCATATATATGTGTTTTGCCATTAGAGTCAATTAAACAGTTAGCTAATAAACCCTTTATGGTGTCAACGTTCTTTCTGCGCTCATCAGGTGAGCCTGCTTTTCTGCTTGCCTCAATGCGAGTTATAATATTATTCAGAGCTGATTTTGCTTTGCTATAGTCTGAAATAATTTTATTGTCTTTCACGAATATTTCATGTAATGCCATGAATAAAGCTGCAAAAACAGATGGAAATGGATTTGTTGTCCTTTTTTCAAAAACAATTTCTCTGAGCTTTTTATTGTTGTCGGTTGCGCATATTTTTTTGATTTCATCTATGCAGAATTTAAACTCTTCAGTTATTTTGTTGTCGCCATAAATATCTAAAGAAGTTAATATTCGTATATTTTCTTCGCTCCCTTTTTGATATATATCATCCAATGCATCTTTGGAGCGGCTAATAAGGTCACCTCCAACTATGGATGAAACAATGTCAGCAATACATTGCTCATCCATGCTATCTCTAAGATCGGTTGATCTTAAGATACCTTGCTGCACCCAGAAAACTTCCTCTGCACAAATTTGATACCCATGCTTCGTCATAGGTAAGTCAATGCTAATTGATGGCATAAGGGATAAATTCAACACATCGCAAGATACATCACCCCTAATGTCGCACGCTATTTTTCTTACTACTTCCGAAAAAGCGTTTTGCACCCCGGATTGTCGTCTTTCCTGATCGCTCAAACGATGGCCATATGTATTAATTCTGTCGAAAACATCATTAATTTGTTCTGGCGTTGCATTGCGCATCACTGACAATGGGAGGGTGTAATCTAAAATAGCACTAACAGCCTTTTGATTAATATAATTTCCTGAGTTTTCCGGCTGAAACCTTCCGCTCTCTGAGCAAGCTTTAGCAGTGGGAAAGTATTCAAGGTTAAAATGCAACCCATCTAGAGTTGAATAAGATGTCTCAATAAAAGAAACAATTGCATGTAATCGCTGGAGGCCGTCAATTATTTCGTATGTTCCAGGTTCGTCCCTTTCTGCGATTAATATGGCAGGGATAGGGTATTTGTTTAGAATAGATTCAATTAATTTCTGCTTTTCTTCTAGTGTCCAAACGAGCTTTCTTTGGTAT
This sequence is a window from Methylomonas methanica MC09. Protein-coding genes within it:
- a CDS encoding GmrSD restriction endonuclease domain-containing protein, which translates into the protein MAELASQPTAIQSIYNWFIENKLFVNRRYQRKLVWTLEEKQKLIESILNKYPIPAILIAERDEPGTYEIIDGLQRLHAIVSFIETSYSTLDGLHFNLEYFPTAKACSESGRFQPENSGNYINQKAVSAILDYTLPLSVMRNATPEQINDVFDRINTYGHRLSDQERRQSGVQNAFSEVVRKIACDIRGDVSCDVLNLSLMPSISIDLPMTKHGYQICAEEVFWVQQGILRSTDLRDSMDEQCIADIVSSIVGGDLISRSKDALDDIYQKGSEENIRILTSLDIYGDNKITEEFKFCIDEIKKICATDNNKKLREIVFEKRTTNPFPSVFAALFMALHEIFVKDNKIISDYSKAKSALNNIITRIEASRKAGSPDERRKNVDTIKGLLANCLIDSNGKTHIYGSHSGIDIENSIRRSEIELANYELKQGLLMLSEDRKIDKTIIDKIVKTICAMGNNGPTNTGKILIGVTDKDSDKDRVKILDKIEPRKVGKRFVVGISREAKLLGLSLEDYFSKWKEGIRNSELSIGIRDSVLSNMDFNQFYGLGVITITIPPQKEMAYVGDDTYLRSGDETIKAENAKQIAAIANRF
- a CDS encoding Slp family lipoprotein; translation: MKIFAFLIPGLFLCGCAGSISQNISQAPAPNLTLQDAVAQSEIHKGQPVRWGGTILAVTNNANDTEIEILAEKVDSSGKPLYSNDAQGRFLAKVDGFVDPAIYSRGRKMTAYGLMDALETRKIGEKPYVYPVVKVQKYQLWPNPSESDYADNSNCGPFSLTAVAGIYPYGYRFGYGRCF
- the lgt gene encoding prolipoprotein diacylglyceryl transferase, with the translated sequence MHHFIWNIDPILLDFGVIKIRWYGLMFASGFVGSFLTMQWIYQREGKNVEELDTLLWYMVIATVVGARLGHTLFYDPAYYLSNPVKILAIWEGGLASHGAAIGILTALYLYRRKFGDSYFWLLDRVTIPTALAGALIRIGNFFNSEILGLPTQEPWGVIFARVDPLPRHPVQLYEAFGYLLVYGICLQIYKKQADKPGFVFGCFLIMMFSVRFLLEYFKTEQAMYNTGLALTAGQLLSIPFILAGIACVIWSLKNHSSKAIA
- the prfB gene encoding peptide chain release factor 2, which produces MQEINPIKYKIADLRERSAGLKIYLDFDSKSERLVEVLRELEDPAIWNKPEQAQAMGKERAMLEDIVLTIKDLEQGLNDAEELLLMAVEENDEDTVDTVAADLDQYEKQVAGLEFQRMFSGEMDANNAFLDIQSGSGGTEAQDWASMIERMYLRWGEAKGFKTELIEESPGDVAGIKSATIKFEGPYAFGWLRTETGVHRLVRKSPFDSGNRRHTSFASVFVSPEIDDDIEIEINPADLRIDVYRASGAGGQHVNRTESAVRITHNPSGIVTQCQNDRSQHKNKDTAMKQLKAKLYEMEMLKRSESQQAVEDSKSDIGWGSQIRSYVLDQSRIKDLRTNVETGNTQAVLDGALDQFIEASLKSGL